The proteins below come from a single Poecilia reticulata strain Guanapo linkage group LG5, Guppy_female_1.0+MT, whole genome shotgun sequence genomic window:
- the alpl gene encoding alkaline phosphatase, tissue-nonspecific isozyme: protein MKTSGLLIACCCFLISGCMGMPQFPEQEKNPKFWNDWAQQTLKDSLEQDFSNKKAKNLILFLGDGMGVPTVTAARILKGQLSGQNGEETQLEMDKFPFVSLAKTYNTNAQVPDSAGTATAYLCGVKANEGTVGVSAAAVRSQCNTTKGNEVTSILRWAKDAKKSVGIVTTTRVNHATPSAAYAHCVDRDWYSDSEMPDEALQSGCKDIARQLFENIPYINVIMGGGRKFMYPKNMSDVEYPDMTKHSGTRKDKRNLVEEWKNKMKDEKAHYVWNKEQLKSLNPKNVDYLLGLFDPSDMPYDLDRNIDTDPSLTEMVEVAIKILQNNPNGFYLLVEGGRIDHGHHEGKAKQALYEAVEMDRAIGLAGRLTSIHDTLSVVTADHSHVFSFGGYTHRGNTIFGLAPKTSDVDHKSYTSILYGNGPGYKLVXGERENASVTKYEEKNYQAQAAVPLSMETHGGEDVAVFAKGPMAHLLHGVQEQNYIPHVMAYAACIGQNKNHCMLRDGAVGLTPMFSSIATVLTVTRLLC, encoded by the exons ATGAAGACGTCAGGCCTGCTCATCGCTTGCTGCTGCTTTCTGATCTCTGGATGCATGGGGATGCCACAGTTCCCTG AACAAGAGAAAAATCCCAAGTTCTGGAACGACTGGGCTCAGCAGACCTTGAAGGATTCATTGGAACAAGACTTCAGTAATAAGAAAGCAAAGAATCTTATCCTCTTCCTCGGAGATG GAATGGGCGTCCCCACGGTGACGGCAGCTCGGATACTGAAGGGTCAGCTGAGTGGACAAAATGGCGAAGAGACGCAGCTGGAGATGGACAAGTtcccttttgtttctttggccAAG acaTACAACACTAATGCTCAGGTTCCAGACAGTGCGGGCACAGCCACAGCTTATCTCTGCGGGGTTAAGGCTAATGAGGGCACTGTTGGTGTGAGTGCAGCAGCTGTTCGCTCCCAGTGTAACACCACAAAGGGCAACGAGGTCACCTCCATCCTCAGATGGGCGAAGGATGCAA aaaagtCAGTTGGAATCGTGACAACGACACGCGTGAACCACGCGACGCCGAGTGCCGCCTACGCCCACTGTGTGGACAGAGACTGGTACTCAGACAGCGAGATGCCAGATGAAGCACTGCAGTCCGGCTGTAAGGATATCGCCAGGCAGCTGTTTGAAAACATTCCCTACATTAAT gTGATTATGGGTGGAGGAAGGAAATTTATGTACCCCAAAAACATGTCGGATGTCGAATATCCAGATATGACAAAGCATAGCGGCACACGGAAGGACAAAAGAAACCTGGTGGAggaatggaaaaacaaaatgaaggatgaa AAGGCCCATTATGTATGGAACAAGGAGCAGCTCAAATCCCTGAATCCAAAAAATGTGGATTACCTGCTGG GTCTTTTTGACCCTTCAGATATGCCTTATGACTTGGACAGGAACATTGATACTGATCCTTCACTGACAGAAATGGTGGAGGTAGCCATCAAGATCCTACAGAATAACCCCAATGGGTTTTACCTCCTTGTAGAGG GAGGACGCATTGACCACGGACACCATGAGGGCAAGGCCAAGCAGGCCTTGTATGAAGCWGTWGAAATGGACAGRGCCATCGGGCTTGCAGGTCGCCTGACCAGCATTCATGATACCCTGAGTGTCGTTACTGCAGACCATTCTCACGTTTTCAGYTTTGGAGGctacacacacagaggaaacacAATATTTG GTCTGGCCCCCAAGACAAGTGATGTCGACCACAAGTCTTATACCTCCATTTTGTATGGAAATGGACCTGGTTACAAACTTGTCAAMGGTGAAAGAGAGAATGCTTCTGTTACTAAATATG AAGAAAAGAACTACCAGGCCCAGGCAGCTGTGCCTCTGAGCATGGAGACTCATGGAGGAGAAGACGTGGCTGTCTTTGCCAAGGGTCCCATGGCTCACCTGCTGCATGGGGTYCAAGAGCAGAACTACATCCCCCATGTGATGGCGTATGCGGCTTGTATCGGCCAGAACAAGAATCACTGCATGTTGAGGGACGGCGCAGTGGGCTTGACGCCAATGTTCTCCAGCATTGCAACCGTTCTCACAGTCACTCGGCTCCTGTGCTGA